A region from the Pseudonocardia petroleophila genome encodes:
- a CDS encoding EAL domain-containing protein: MSDHGRFAFEPLLNLVNGRPVGMEVLRRQARDQARIVAANAVWGTRQLAEFDSGIAIASVLHGTDYDATVPLHVDLLADTVVAARRRVQQVRSSLERRDAGRPAPPMLLEINPALSAAPPDALAAGVTELRADGFGIGFDGVGRGFGLDLIAELEPDLVKIDAHLVARLPDDPRARAVVTALGDVCRAVGVRVCATGVTTADQLAAVRDHGIPWGQGPLLAEVQRRPSTTGILLPPALLPRFAQQPAPSPTPRPAPRPVLPTVAELAQAAVSLPEDATAERVRQALADHPQAGSVVLLDRHRRPTGFLDRNRFMLAISGPFGRALYADRPATSLAEPPRTCPARTDLRSAMASCLGGDRARSYDDLVLLDADGVCAGVVRVADLLTEATGSPSAA; this comes from the coding sequence ATGAGTGATCACGGGCGGTTCGCCTTCGAGCCGTTGCTGAACCTGGTCAACGGCCGCCCGGTCGGGATGGAGGTCCTGCGCAGGCAGGCGCGCGACCAGGCCCGCATCGTGGCGGCCAACGCGGTGTGGGGCACCCGCCAGCTCGCCGAGTTCGACTCCGGCATCGCGATCGCGTCGGTCCTGCACGGCACCGACTACGACGCCACCGTCCCCCTGCACGTCGACCTGCTGGCCGACACCGTCGTGGCGGCCCGGCGCCGCGTGCAGCAGGTGCGGTCCTCCCTGGAGCGCCGCGACGCCGGCCGCCCCGCACCCCCGATGCTGCTGGAGATCAACCCGGCGCTGTCCGCCGCGCCGCCGGACGCGCTCGCCGCGGGCGTCACCGAGCTGCGCGCCGACGGCTTCGGCATCGGCTTCGACGGGGTCGGCCGCGGCTTCGGTCTCGACCTGATCGCCGAGCTGGAGCCCGACCTCGTCAAGATCGACGCGCACCTGGTGGCCCGCCTGCCCGACGATCCCCGCGCCCGCGCCGTGGTCACCGCGCTGGGCGACGTGTGCCGCGCGGTCGGCGTGCGCGTCTGCGCCACCGGCGTCACCACCGCCGACCAGCTCGCCGCCGTGCGCGACCACGGCATCCCCTGGGGCCAGGGACCGCTGCTCGCCGAGGTGCAGCGCCGCCCGTCGACGACGGGGATCCTGCTGCCACCCGCGCTGCTGCCCCGGTTCGCGCAGCAGCCCGCGCCGTCGCCCACCCCGCGGCCCGCGCCCCGCCCGGTCCTGCCGACCGTGGCCGAGCTCGCCCAGGCCGCGGTCAGCCTCCCCGAGGACGCCACCGCGGAGCGCGTGCGGCAGGCGCTCGCCGACCACCCACAGGCCGGCAGCGTCGTGCTGCTCGACCGGCACCGCCGCCCCACCGGCTTCCTCGACCGCAACCGCTTCATGCTCGCCATCTCCGGCCCCTTCGGCCGCGCGCTGTACGCCGACCGGCCGGCCACCTCGCTGGCCGAGCCTCCGCGCACCTGCCCGGCCCGCACCGACCTGCGCAGCGCCATGGCGTCCTGCCTGGGCGGCGACCGCGCCCGCAGCTACGACGACCTGGTCCTGCTCGACGCCGACGGGGTCTGCGCTGGCGTCGTGCGCGTCGCCGACCTGCTGACCGAGGCCACGGGGAGCCCGTCGGCGGCCTGA
- a CDS encoding ABC transporter permease, translating to MRGRRWRVVVLGLALVYFLVPLLSAAEFSLRVPGGGYGVANYLTIASDEVLLSALLVSLQIAVVTAVLVLLLVVPTAVWVRLRFPAAAALLESATILPIVVPPVVMAAGIAFVQANLGGPVFRTLFASSFTALTPFYVVLALPFAYRSVDNGLAAIPLRTLVEAARNLGASLPVTLLRVVLPAIRSAVLGAAFLTLALVLGEIVIARLLLYGDTFPVAIVEVGRSRAGVAVALTLASLVLTWVLLLAVSFAGNARRSAR from the coding sequence GTGAGGGGCCGGCGCTGGCGGGTCGTGGTCCTGGGCCTCGCGCTCGTGTACTTCCTGGTGCCGCTGCTCTCGGCCGCGGAGTTCAGCCTGCGCGTCCCCGGCGGCGGGTACGGCGTCGCCAACTACCTGACGATCGCCTCCGACGAGGTGCTGCTCTCGGCGCTGCTGGTGTCGCTGCAGATCGCCGTCGTCACCGCGGTGCTGGTGCTGCTGCTCGTCGTCCCGACGGCGGTGTGGGTGCGGCTGCGCTTCCCGGCCGCCGCGGCGCTGCTGGAGAGCGCGACGATCCTGCCGATCGTCGTGCCGCCCGTCGTCATGGCGGCGGGGATCGCGTTCGTGCAGGCCAACCTGGGCGGGCCGGTGTTCCGCACCCTGTTCGCCTCCTCGTTCACCGCGCTCACCCCGTTCTACGTGGTGCTCGCGCTGCCGTTCGCGTACCGCTCGGTCGACAACGGGCTGGCCGCGATCCCGCTGCGCACGCTGGTGGAGGCCGCGCGCAACCTCGGGGCGTCGCTGCCCGTCACGCTGCTGCGGGTGGTGCTGCCCGCCATCCGCAGCGCGGTGCTCGGGGCCGCGTTCCTCACGCTCGCGCTCGTGCTGGGCGAGATCGTCATCGCCCGGCTCCTGCTGTACGGGGACACGTTCCCCGTGGCGATCGTCGAGGTCGGGCGCAGCCGGGCCGGCGTCGCCGTGGCCCTGACGCTGGCCAGCCTCGTCCTCACCTGGGTGCTGCTGCTCGCGGTGTCCTTCGCCGGAAACGCCAGGAGGAGTGCTCGATGA
- a CDS encoding DinB family protein, giving the protein MTNTERADILESLATHRGFLLFTVQGLTDEQARQRTTVSELTLGGLIKHVAHTEKGWTDFIEHGTSAMEATEDSWAAQADSFTLREDETLAGVLAGYAEIAKHTDALVESLPSLDVAHPLPEAPWFPAGATRSARRVFVHIVGETAQHAGHADILREAIDGQKTMG; this is encoded by the coding sequence ATGACGAACACCGAGCGCGCCGACATCCTCGAGTCCCTGGCCACCCACCGCGGGTTCCTGCTGTTCACCGTGCAGGGCCTCACCGACGAGCAGGCGCGGCAGCGCACCACGGTCAGCGAGCTCACGCTCGGCGGGCTGATCAAGCACGTCGCGCACACCGAGAAGGGCTGGACCGACTTCATCGAGCACGGCACGTCGGCGATGGAGGCCACCGAGGACAGCTGGGCCGCGCAGGCCGACAGCTTCACCCTGCGCGAGGACGAGACGCTCGCCGGCGTGCTCGCCGGGTACGCGGAGATCGCGAAGCACACCGACGCGCTGGTCGAGAGCCTGCCCAGCCTCGACGTGGCGCACCCGCTGCCGGAGGCGCCCTGGTTCCCGGCCGGGGCCACCCGCTCGGCCCGGCGCGTGTTCGTCCACATCGTCGGCGAGACCGCCCAGCACGCGGGCCACGCCGACATCCTGCGCGAGGCCATCGACGGCCAGAAGACGATGGGCTGA
- a CDS encoding ABC transporter ATP-binding protein, whose amino-acid sequence MTGTTVEFRGVRRSYGATHALDGLDLTLAPGELLALLGPSGCGKTTALRLLAGFDEPTAGSILVGGNDVTGVPAAKRDTGMVFQAYSLFPTMTAADNVAFGLRVRRIAPAKRRARAAELLELVGLGSRGDSYPHQLSGGQQQRVALARALAVSPAVLLLDEPLSALDARVRVQLRDEIRRLQLAEGITTLFVTHDQAEALAVADRVAVLNAGRLEQVGTPQEVYSTPSTPFVAEFVGIMNAVPLTDGVITPGAPERAMRPEELTVGRDGLPGTVLTTTFLGPVTRIVVTTGVGELTVDVVSRAGLPGIGEPTAVAPVRP is encoded by the coding sequence ATGACCGGTACGACCGTCGAGTTCCGCGGCGTGCGCCGCAGCTACGGGGCGACGCACGCCCTCGACGGGCTCGACCTGACGCTCGCGCCCGGCGAGCTGCTGGCGCTGCTCGGCCCGTCCGGCTGCGGGAAGACCACCGCGCTGCGGCTGCTCGCCGGGTTCGACGAGCCGACGGCCGGGTCGATCCTGGTCGGCGGCAACGACGTCACCGGTGTGCCGGCGGCGAAGCGCGACACCGGCATGGTGTTCCAGGCGTACTCGCTGTTCCCGACGATGACCGCGGCGGACAACGTCGCGTTCGGGCTGCGGGTGCGGCGGATCGCACCGGCGAAGCGGCGGGCGCGGGCGGCGGAGCTGCTCGAGCTCGTCGGGCTCGGGTCCCGCGGCGACTCCTACCCGCACCAGCTCTCCGGCGGGCAGCAGCAGCGGGTGGCGCTCGCGCGGGCCCTGGCCGTCTCCCCCGCCGTCCTGCTGCTCGACGAACCGCTCTCCGCCCTCGACGCGCGCGTCCGCGTGCAGCTGCGCGACGAGATCCGCAGGCTGCAGCTCGCGGAGGGCATCACCACGCTGTTCGTCACGCACGACCAGGCCGAGGCGCTCGCCGTCGCCGACCGGGTGGCGGTCCTCAACGCCGGGCGCCTCGAGCAGGTCGGCACGCCGCAGGAGGTCTACTCCACCCCGTCGACGCCGTTCGTCGCCGAGTTCGTGGGGATCATGAACGCGGTACCGCTGACCGACGGCGTGATCACCCCGGGCGCCCCGGAGCGGGCGATGCGACCGGAGGAGCTGACGGTCGGCCGCGACGGCCTGCCCGGCACCGTCCTGACGACCACGTTCCTCGGCCCGGTGACCCGCATCGTCGTGACGACGGGGGTGGGCGAGCTGACCGTCGACGTCGTCAGCCGGGCCGGGCTGCCCGGGATCGGCGAGCCGACGGCGGTGGCCCCCGTCCGGCCGTGA
- a CDS encoding ATP-dependent DNA ligase, with product MLLAEVVAVSAAVGATRSRTAKAAALAGLLRAAGPDEVRAATAWLTGEPLQGRLGAGWRTLSALDHPPSAAATLTVPAVDALLDALAATSGAGSTARRAALLGELFGAATADEQAFLRRLLTGELRQGALEGVMLEAVAAASEVPAPVVRRAFMLSGQLPATAGLALSGGADALAAVSLQVGRPVRPMLASPGASLDAALDSVPDPVVEFKLDGARIQVHRDGDDVRVWTRTLREITAAVPELVELVRGLPCRSVVLDGETLALRDDGRPRPFQETMSRFGSDAREEQSLLSPFFFDLLHLDGTDLLDEPLHVRLDALAALVDEPLRMPGVRTPTPEQAAEVLDAALSAGHEGVVVKSLAAPYLAGRRGKAWQKVKPVHTLDLVVLGAEWGYGRRTGSLSNIHLGARDPDGGEPIMVGKTFKGMTDELLAWQTATFPAYARSESDHAVLLRPELVVEIALDGAQRSTRYPGGVALRFARVLRYRPDKAPGEADTIDAVRALLHG from the coding sequence ATGCTGCTGGCCGAGGTCGTCGCCGTCTCCGCCGCCGTGGGCGCCACCCGGTCGCGCACGGCGAAGGCCGCCGCGCTCGCCGGGCTGCTGCGCGCCGCCGGACCCGACGAGGTGCGGGCGGCCACCGCGTGGCTCACCGGCGAGCCGCTGCAGGGGCGCCTCGGCGCGGGCTGGCGCACCCTGTCCGCGCTCGACCATCCGCCGTCGGCGGCCGCCACGCTGACGGTCCCGGCCGTCGACGCCCTGCTCGACGCGCTCGCCGCCACCTCCGGCGCCGGGTCCACCGCCCGCCGCGCGGCGCTGCTCGGCGAGCTGTTCGGCGCCGCCACCGCCGACGAGCAGGCCTTCCTGCGCCGGCTGCTCACCGGCGAGCTGCGGCAGGGTGCGCTGGAGGGTGTGATGCTGGAGGCGGTCGCGGCCGCATCGGAGGTCCCGGCACCGGTGGTGCGGCGCGCGTTCATGCTCTCGGGGCAGCTGCCGGCCACGGCGGGGCTCGCGCTCTCCGGAGGGGCCGACGCGCTCGCCGCGGTGTCGCTGCAGGTCGGCCGCCCGGTGCGACCGATGCTGGCGAGCCCCGGCGCGTCGCTGGACGCCGCGCTCGACTCCGTGCCGGACCCGGTCGTGGAGTTCAAGCTCGACGGCGCCCGCATCCAGGTCCACCGCGACGGCGACGACGTGCGGGTCTGGACGCGGACGCTGCGGGAGATCACCGCGGCCGTCCCGGAGCTGGTGGAGCTGGTCCGCGGGCTGCCGTGCCGCTCGGTCGTCCTCGACGGCGAGACCCTCGCCCTGCGCGACGACGGCCGCCCCCGCCCGTTCCAGGAGACGATGAGCCGCTTCGGCAGCGACGCCAGGGAGGAGCAGTCGCTGCTCAGCCCGTTCTTCTTCGACCTGCTGCACCTCGACGGCACCGACCTGCTCGACGAGCCCCTGCACGTCCGTCTCGACGCGCTGGCCGCGCTGGTCGACGAGCCGCTGCGGATGCCCGGCGTCCGCACCCCCACCCCGGAGCAGGCCGCCGAGGTGCTCGACGCCGCGCTGTCGGCCGGGCACGAGGGCGTCGTGGTCAAGTCGCTGGCCGCGCCGTACCTGGCGGGGCGGCGGGGGAAGGCGTGGCAGAAGGTCAAGCCGGTGCACACGCTCGACCTGGTGGTGCTCGGCGCGGAGTGGGGGTACGGCCGGCGCACGGGGTCGCTGTCGAACATCCACCTCGGCGCCCGCGACCCCGACGGCGGCGAGCCGATCATGGTCGGCAAGACGTTCAAGGGCATGACCGACGAGCTGCTGGCCTGGCAGACGGCCACGTTCCCGGCCTACGCGCGCTCGGAGTCCGACCACGCCGTCCTGCTGCGGCCGGAGCTCGTCGTCGAGATCGCGCTCGACGGCGCGCAGCGCAGCACCCGCTACCCCGGCGGCGTCGCGCTGCGCTTCGCACGGGTGCTGCGCTACCGGCCGGACAAGGCGCCCGGCGAGGCCGACACCATCGACGCGGTGCGGGCGCTGCTGCACGGGTGA
- a CDS encoding helix-turn-helix transcriptional regulator gives MANTSSRTLRLLSLLQTHRHWPGPDLAARLGVSPRTLRRDVDRLRELGYPVEASRGVDGGYQLAAGAALPPLVVDDEEAVALAVGMQAATQGSVAGIEESAVRALTKVVQVMPPRLRRRVDALRAVTVPLEWGARAAPVVDPEVLIAVAQACRDTERLEFSYAAPGREPMARHVEPHRLVPLGRRWYLVAYDLHRHDWRSFRLDRLTAPRTTGARFRTRDLPGADAAAFVRAGLETAQQPARFTVEVLVHAPAERVRERLARWAEIEEVDATSCVLRMTTDSLDWPAMGLGSVGAEFEVRSPPELADLLREWGERFRRAAG, from the coding sequence ATGGCCAACACGAGTTCCCGGACGCTGCGGCTGCTCTCGCTCCTGCAGACCCACCGGCACTGGCCCGGGCCCGACCTCGCGGCCCGGCTCGGGGTCTCACCGCGCACCCTGCGCCGCGACGTCGACCGGCTGCGCGAGCTGGGCTACCCGGTCGAGGCGAGCCGCGGGGTCGACGGCGGGTACCAGCTCGCGGCGGGGGCCGCCCTGCCGCCGCTCGTCGTCGACGACGAGGAGGCCGTGGCGCTCGCCGTCGGCATGCAGGCGGCGACGCAGGGCTCGGTGGCCGGGATCGAGGAGTCGGCGGTGCGCGCGCTGACCAAGGTCGTGCAGGTCATGCCGCCCCGGCTGCGCCGGCGGGTCGACGCGCTGCGGGCGGTCACCGTGCCGCTGGAGTGGGGTGCGCGCGCGGCGCCCGTGGTCGACCCGGAGGTGCTGATCGCCGTCGCCCAGGCCTGCCGCGACACCGAGCGGCTGGAGTTCTCCTACGCCGCGCCCGGCCGGGAGCCGATGGCCCGGCACGTCGAGCCGCACCGGCTGGTGCCGCTGGGCCGGCGCTGGTACCTCGTGGCCTACGACCTGCACCGCCACGACTGGCGCAGCTTCCGCCTCGACCGCCTCACCGCCCCGCGGACGACGGGTGCGCGGTTCCGCACCCGCGACCTGCCCGGGGCCGACGCGGCCGCGTTCGTCCGGGCCGGGCTGGAGACCGCGCAGCAGCCCGCCCGCTTCACCGTCGAGGTGCTCGTGCACGCCCCGGCCGAGCGGGTGCGCGAGCGGCTCGCGAGGTGGGCCGAGATCGAGGAGGTCGACGCCACGAGCTGCGTGCTGCGGATGACCACCGACAGCCTCGACTGGCCCGCGATGGGGCTGGGGTCGGTGGGGGCGGAGTTCGAGGTGCGGTCCCCGCCCGAGCTCGCCGACCTGCTGCGCGAGTGGGGGGAGCGGTTCCGGCGGGCGGCGGGGTGA
- a CDS encoding serine/threonine-protein kinase, protein MTNETFGPYRLESLIGRGGMGEVFRAHDTVRNRTVALKRLPASLAGDTGFQERFRREAQLVARLRDGHVIPIHDFGEIDGQLFIDMRLVDGADLRTVLDWIGPMPPERAVRIAGQVARALDAAHADGLVHRDVKPSNILLSGATRDPGADVDDYAYLVDFGIVASAGDVAGGRLTATGAAIGTVEYMSPERFLNGTGDRRIDVYALGCVLHEMLTGARPFSGTGPQQMWAHVNTPPPRPSLLRPGLPAALDDVIAAALAKDPDDRIPTAGELASRARAALATAPGSGPTVRHTPIPAADPPSPSAVAPPTAAPRAAAAPPAPEPPTATFPTSGPEAPTRFGAAPAAGSTARMPQPPPGSSAGPPASTDGTSRRWWPIAAAALVVVLVAAGTVWALNRRTAEEAPPADAAGTTITAVEEPQVDDPVAELASYADEALLATCDEAVAGDGAPVRASANCGEWAFDLYSSAAEAATVVRDNNGGTIEPGSPCATRPEIDAYHVERFDRGVLGCRAYDGEYVVEWAVDGIPVVGVRDEGDETVSYEAVYEEALRLSAEVS, encoded by the coding sequence ATGACGAACGAGACGTTCGGGCCGTACCGGCTGGAGTCGCTCATCGGCCGGGGCGGCATGGGCGAGGTGTTCCGCGCCCACGACACCGTGCGCAACCGCACCGTCGCCCTCAAGCGGCTGCCCGCCTCGCTGGCGGGCGACACCGGCTTCCAGGAGCGGTTCCGGCGCGAGGCCCAGCTCGTCGCCCGCCTCCGCGACGGCCACGTGATCCCGATCCACGACTTCGGCGAGATCGACGGCCAGCTGTTCATCGACATGCGCCTCGTCGACGGCGCCGACCTGCGCACCGTTCTCGACTGGATCGGGCCGATGCCCCCCGAGCGGGCGGTGCGGATCGCCGGGCAGGTGGCCCGCGCGCTCGACGCCGCGCACGCCGACGGGCTGGTGCACCGCGACGTCAAGCCGTCCAACATCCTGCTCAGCGGGGCCACCCGCGACCCCGGCGCGGACGTCGACGACTACGCCTACCTCGTCGACTTCGGCATCGTCGCCAGCGCGGGCGACGTCGCGGGCGGGCGGCTCACGGCGACCGGCGCGGCGATCGGCACCGTCGAGTACATGTCGCCGGAGCGGTTCCTGAACGGGACCGGCGACCGGCGGATCGACGTCTACGCGCTGGGATGCGTGCTGCACGAGATGCTCACCGGCGCCCGCCCCTTCTCCGGCACCGGCCCGCAGCAGATGTGGGCGCACGTGAACACGCCGCCGCCACGCCCGTCCCTGCTCCGGCCCGGCCTGCCCGCCGCGCTCGACGACGTGATCGCCGCCGCGCTCGCGAAGGACCCCGACGACCGCATCCCCACCGCAGGCGAGCTCGCGAGCCGGGCCAGGGCGGCGCTGGCCACGGCCCCGGGCTCCGGGCCGACGGTGCGCCACACACCCATCCCGGCCGCCGACCCGCCGTCCCCCTCCGCCGTAGCGCCACCCACCGCCGCACCCCGCGCGGCGGCGGCGCCCCCGGCCCCCGAGCCGCCGACGGCGACCTTCCCGACATCCGGACCCGAGGCCCCCACGCGGTTCGGCGCGGCCCCCGCCGCGGGCTCGACGGCTCGGATGCCGCAGCCGCCCCCCGGCTCGTCCGCCGGCCCGCCGGCGTCGACCGACGGCACGTCCCGGCGGTGGTGGCCGATCGCCGCCGCCGCGCTGGTCGTCGTCCTCGTCGCCGCGGGCACCGTATGGGCGCTGAACCGGCGGACAGCCGAGGAGGCCCCGCCTGCAGATGCCGCCGGGACCACCATCACGGCCGTCGAAGAGCCCCAGGTCGACGATCCCGTCGCCGAGCTCGCCTCCTATGCCGACGAGGCCCTGCTCGCCACCTGCGACGAGGCCGTCGCGGGCGACGGCGCTCCCGTCCGGGCCTCGGCGAACTGCGGCGAGTGGGCGTTCGACCTGTACTCGTCCGCCGCCGAGGCCGCGACGGTGGTGCGTGACAACAACGGTGGCACGATCGAGCCGGGCTCGCCGTGCGCAACCCGTCCGGAGATCGACGCCTACCACGTCGAGCGGTTCGACCGCGGTGTGCTGGGCTGCCGTGCGTACGACGGCGAGTACGTCGTCGAGTGGGCTGTGGACGGCATCCCGGTGGTCGGGGTCCGCGACGAGGGCGACGAGACCGTGAGCTACGAAGCTGTCTACGAGGAGGCCCTGAGGCTGTCCGCCGAGGTGAGTTGA
- a CDS encoding ABC transporter substrate-binding protein: MTLKRRLLAVAAIGATLAVSGCVSSGGGGGAAPAADGTDWSTATSAEAGGGFDALVAAAQAEGTLNVIALPPDWANYGEMISTFEETYGITVESANPEGSSQDEINAVQQLGTQDRAPDVLDLGQSFANSNVDLFAPYQVQTWDSIPEGNKAADGAWVNDYGGFLSIGCNAGLVATCPQTFADLTKPEYAGQVALNGDPTSSASAFAGVWAAALANGGTLDDINPGLQFFGQLADSGNLLLVDPTPATIESGQTPIVLDWDYLNLTQADKVAASFEWQVAVPSDGLFAQYYAQAINKNAPHPAAARLWQEFLYSDVGQNLWLAGKARPARLTAMTEAGTADAALVAVLPPVTGEPTYPTQEQTDAANAVVAQGWAAATS, from the coding sequence GTGACCCTGAAGCGACGTCTGCTGGCGGTGGCCGCCATCGGCGCCACCCTCGCCGTGAGCGGCTGCGTCAGCTCCGGCGGGGGCGGCGGGGCCGCACCGGCCGCCGACGGCACCGACTGGTCCACCGCCACCTCCGCCGAGGCGGGCGGGGGCTTCGACGCGCTCGTCGCGGCCGCGCAGGCCGAGGGCACGCTCAACGTCATCGCGCTGCCGCCGGACTGGGCCAACTACGGCGAGATGATCTCCACGTTCGAGGAGACCTACGGGATCACCGTCGAGTCGGCCAACCCCGAGGGCTCCAGCCAGGACGAGATCAACGCGGTGCAGCAGCTCGGCACGCAGGACCGCGCGCCCGACGTCCTCGACCTCGGCCAGTCCTTCGCCAACTCCAACGTCGACCTGTTCGCGCCCTACCAGGTGCAGACCTGGGACTCGATCCCCGAGGGCAACAAGGCCGCCGACGGGGCGTGGGTCAACGACTACGGCGGCTTCCTGTCCATCGGCTGCAACGCCGGCCTCGTCGCGACCTGCCCGCAGACCTTCGCCGACCTCACCAAGCCCGAGTACGCCGGGCAGGTCGCGCTCAACGGCGACCCGACGTCGTCGGCGTCGGCGTTCGCGGGCGTGTGGGCGGCGGCGCTGGCCAACGGCGGCACGCTCGACGACATCAACCCGGGCCTGCAGTTCTTCGGGCAGCTCGCCGACAGCGGCAACCTGCTGCTGGTCGACCCGACACCGGCCACGATCGAGAGCGGCCAGACCCCGATCGTCCTCGACTGGGACTACCTCAACCTCACGCAGGCCGACAAGGTCGCGGCGTCGTTCGAGTGGCAGGTCGCCGTGCCGTCGGACGGGCTGTTCGCCCAGTACTACGCGCAGGCGATCAACAAGAACGCCCCGCACCCCGCCGCCGCCCGGCTGTGGCAGGAGTTCCTCTACTCCGACGTGGGCCAGAACCTGTGGCTGGCCGGCAAGGCCCGCCCGGCGCGCCTGACCGCGATGACCGAGGCCGGCACCGCCGACGCCGCGCTGGTCGCGGTGCTGCCGCCGGTGACCGGCGAGCCGACGTACCCCACGCAGGAGCAGACCGACGCCGCGAACGCGGTGGTGGCCCAGGGCTGGGCCGCCGCGACCTCCTGA
- a CDS encoding ABC transporter permease — MTLLDAPAAPPETVRPERSWRAALGLVPFVAYLLVFLGGPLYFVVSGALSDPDGLPTLDNVIASVTQPQYRAAFASSIVLSAGTALVGAVAGAFLAQAVLTSRPTSPLRRIVSTASGVLAYFGGVPLAFAFIAALGQTGLATQFLQAAGVDLYASGFRIDSLTGLALTYVYFQIPLMVILITPALEGLLPQWREAAENLGASAWTYWRRIALPVLAPALGGAALVLFGNAFAAYATALALTSGSIPLLPTAIASALSGNVLAGAQNVGLALGLDMVLVIAVVMVGYVLLQRRASRWQAR, encoded by the coding sequence ATGACCCTTCTGGATGCCCCGGCCGCACCCCCCGAGACGGTGCGGCCGGAGCGGTCCTGGCGGGCCGCGCTGGGCCTGGTGCCCTTCGTCGCCTACCTGCTGGTCTTCCTCGGCGGCCCGCTGTACTTCGTCGTCAGCGGCGCCCTGTCCGACCCCGACGGGCTCCCGACGCTCGACAACGTCATCGCCTCGGTGACGCAGCCGCAGTACCGGGCGGCGTTCGCCTCCAGCATCGTGCTGTCGGCCGGCACGGCGCTCGTCGGAGCGGTCGCGGGCGCGTTCCTGGCGCAGGCGGTGCTGACGAGCCGGCCGACCAGCCCGCTGCGCCGGATCGTCTCGACGGCCTCGGGCGTGCTCGCCTACTTCGGCGGCGTGCCGCTGGCGTTCGCGTTCATCGCCGCGCTCGGCCAGACCGGGCTGGCGACGCAGTTCCTGCAGGCGGCCGGCGTCGACCTCTACGCCTCCGGTTTCCGCATCGACTCCCTCACCGGCCTCGCGCTCACCTACGTCTACTTCCAGATCCCGCTCATGGTCATCCTCATCACCCCGGCGCTGGAGGGTCTGCTGCCGCAGTGGCGGGAGGCGGCGGAGAACCTCGGGGCGTCGGCGTGGACGTACTGGCGGCGGATCGCGCTGCCCGTGCTCGCGCCCGCGCTCGGCGGGGCCGCGCTCGTGCTGTTCGGCAACGCGTTCGCCGCGTATGCCACCGCGCTCGCCCTGACCAGCGGCTCGATCCCGCTGCTGCCCACCGCGATCGCGTCGGCGCTGTCGGGCAACGTGCTCGCCGGGGCGCAGAACGTGGGGCTGGCGCTCGGGCTCGACATGGTGCTCGTCATCGCCGTCGTCATGGTCGGGTACGTCCTCCTGCAGCGCCGCGCCTCCCGGTGGCAGGCCCGGTGA